The following are encoded in a window of Halosolutus halophilus genomic DNA:
- a CDS encoding lamin tail domain-containing protein: protein MNRRKFLTLSSVGVATGTSGCLTAFEGRSVSDPDENEAEGTGKGTPDVGLRFVGVYADEIDREFIDGEYLLLENVSEDSLDVSGYAVEYPSDHTYQMEKLILEPSAQLILLTREGEDATLTSSPPAYLRYAGFDAGSATSVLGVNGTVCVRNTHGSIITDISYDNFGCDGGTSTPESGDEIECLH from the coding sequence ATGAACCGGCGCAAGTTCCTTACATTGAGTTCTGTGGGAGTAGCCACGGGAACCAGTGGGTGTCTTACTGCATTTGAGGGAAGGAGCGTATCAGATCCAGATGAGAACGAGGCTGAGGGAACCGGGAAAGGGACACCAGATGTCGGATTGCGCTTCGTTGGCGTCTACGCAGATGAAATCGATCGTGAATTCATCGATGGTGAGTATCTCCTCCTCGAGAACGTTTCCGAAGATTCCCTGGACGTGTCAGGATACGCTGTTGAGTATCCTTCCGATCATACGTATCAGATGGAGAAGCTCATACTCGAACCAAGCGCACAACTCATTCTCTTAACTCGGGAAGGAGAAGATGCGACTCTAACGTCGAGCCCGCCAGCCTATCTTCGGTATGCCGGATTCGATGCCGGATCGGCCACATCAGTACTCGGTGTGAACGGGACAGTATGCGTTAGAAACACCCACGGATCTATTATCACCGATATTTCCTACGATAACTTTGGCTGTGATGGCGGTACCAGCACCCCTGAATCAGGTGACGAAATCGAATGTCTCCATTGA
- a CDS encoding MEDS domain-containing protein: MNQRSTPSEQPDVLSLDNGLEALRQSSEFRGPVEPLDDHDHSNDHFALVYETNEELLSSAIPFIRQGLERGEKCMYVIDGSTREKIEGAMREKGIDVNDALESSALVFKTAQETYLKGGTFDADEMMERYANAIEEATQEFEAFRLVAETSWIVEDDLTIEEFMEYESQVNDIFEGEDAIALCLYNRELFPAEGIRDIVRVHPHLIHDNTVCHNFYYTPPEEFCGPAQPAHEADRMLGTLKERTEAKTEVVEHKRFLQELNGITGSPDLSFEEKLDSVFELGCEWFDLELGALNRVDPEDDRLRVEYINGEHEYYKPGAEYPLSQTYCIAAADIKEAASVSDPTEEGFDDLEVYEEFGVETYLGTYIPIEGGVDRTFAFIASDSRVDPFSEDDRAYLELMAQWVKYELEHQQHHQELEETVTKLQQSNDRLKQFAYAASHDLQEPLRMVSSYLQLLENRYKDDLDEQAQEYIDFAVDGADRMRAMVSDLLSFSRVEQADEEFEPVECDVVLGQVIDDIQVQIEENDAEITIGSLPTVLADSEQLEQLFNNLVSNAIKYNDSDPPRVEIDAEERPDRWKFTVADNGIGIDPDKTDQIFEVFKRLHHDDEYPGTGIGLSLCQEIVENHGGEIWVESEQENGSTFCVSLPKPATD; the protein is encoded by the coding sequence ATGAATCAACGCAGTACGCCCAGCGAACAGCCTGATGTCCTGAGTCTTGATAACGGGCTCGAAGCACTCCGTCAAAGTTCGGAGTTTCGCGGGCCGGTCGAACCCCTCGATGACCACGACCACTCTAACGACCATTTCGCACTCGTCTACGAAACCAACGAAGAACTCCTCTCCTCTGCGATTCCGTTCATTCGCCAGGGGCTCGAGCGGGGCGAAAAGTGTATGTACGTTATTGATGGGAGTACGAGAGAAAAGATAGAGGGTGCGATGCGAGAGAAGGGTATCGATGTCAATGACGCTCTCGAATCCAGCGCACTGGTGTTCAAAACCGCCCAAGAGACGTATCTCAAAGGAGGTACCTTCGATGCCGACGAAATGATGGAGAGATACGCCAACGCTATCGAGGAGGCCACCCAGGAGTTCGAGGCGTTCCGACTGGTCGCCGAGACGTCTTGGATCGTCGAGGACGACCTGACGATTGAGGAGTTCATGGAGTACGAAAGCCAGGTGAACGATATCTTCGAGGGCGAGGATGCGATTGCGCTCTGTCTCTACAATCGCGAGTTGTTCCCGGCAGAGGGAATCCGTGATATCGTCCGGGTCCATCCTCACCTCATTCACGATAACACTGTCTGCCACAATTTCTACTATACTCCGCCGGAGGAGTTCTGTGGACCCGCCCAACCGGCTCACGAAGCCGACCGAATGTTGGGGACGTTGAAAGAGCGGACTGAGGCGAAAACAGAAGTCGTCGAACACAAGCGCTTCCTTCAGGAACTCAACGGGATTACGGGTAGTCCGGACCTTTCATTCGAGGAGAAACTCGACAGCGTGTTCGAACTTGGGTGTGAGTGGTTCGATCTCGAACTGGGGGCTCTCAACCGCGTCGACCCCGAAGATGATCGATTGCGGGTCGAGTATATCAACGGTGAGCACGAGTACTACAAACCCGGCGCTGAATACCCCCTCTCACAGACGTACTGTATCGCTGCCGCGGATATCAAAGAAGCCGCGAGCGTGTCTGATCCTACCGAAGAGGGATTCGATGACCTCGAAGTCTACGAGGAGTTCGGGGTCGAGACGTATCTGGGTACGTACATTCCGATCGAGGGCGGCGTAGACAGAACATTCGCCTTCATCGCCTCCGACTCGCGAGTGGACCCGTTCTCCGAGGATGACCGGGCGTATCTCGAACTGATGGCCCAGTGGGTGAAGTACGAACTCGAACATCAGCAGCATCACCAGGAACTCGAAGAGACGGTCACGAAACTCCAACAGTCGAACGACCGGCTGAAACAATTCGCCTATGCTGCCTCGCACGATCTGCAAGAGCCGCTCCGGATGGTGTCGAGCTATTTACAGCTCCTCGAGAACCGATACAAGGACGATCTCGATGAGCAGGCACAGGAGTACATCGATTTCGCAGTCGATGGAGCGGACAGGATGCGGGCGATGGTCAGCGACCTGCTCTCCTTTTCGCGGGTCGAACAGGCGGACGAGGAATTCGAACCTGTCGAGTGTGACGTCGTCCTCGGACAGGTTATAGACGATATACAGGTGCAAATCGAGGAGAACGACGCCGAGATCACCATTGGTTCGCTTCCGACGGTCCTCGCGGATAGCGAGCAACTCGAGCAGTTGTTCAACAATCTTGTTTCCAACGCCATCAAGTACAACGACAGTGATCCACCGCGAGTAGAAATCGATGCCGAGGAGCGGCCCGACCGCTGGAAGTTCACCGTCGCCGACAACGGGATCGGCATCGATCCGGACAAGACCGACCAGATATTCGAAGTCTTCAAGCGACTCCACCACGACGACGAGTATCCGGGAACTGGTATCGGACTCTCGTTGTGCCAAGAGATCGTCGAGAACCACGGCGGCGAGATCTGGGTAGAGTCCGAGCAGGAGAACGGATCGACGTTCTGTGTGTCACTCCCGAAACCGGCAACGGACTGA
- a CDS encoding response regulator encodes MDNIDILLVEDNHGDIHLIEQVFEDRDLLGELHSVQTGEEALDWLYRRDEFAETPRPELVLLDLNLPAASGQTVLEEIKSDPRLKRIPVVVLTGSESEDDLIRAYEAYANAYLLKPVDPDEFADRIQAVVEFWLFTATLPPVSADDNDQ; translated from the coding sequence ATGGATAATATCGATATTCTGCTGGTTGAGGACAACCACGGCGATATCCACTTGATCGAGCAGGTGTTCGAAGATCGAGATCTTCTGGGCGAATTACATTCCGTACAAACGGGGGAAGAGGCGCTCGACTGGCTCTACCGGCGCGACGAATTCGCGGAGACCCCTCGACCCGAACTCGTTCTCCTAGATTTGAATCTACCGGCAGCCAGTGGGCAAACCGTGCTCGAGGAGATCAAGTCCGACCCGCGCCTGAAGCGGATTCCGGTGGTCGTACTGACGGGATCAGAGTCCGAAGATGACCTGATCAGGGCGTACGAGGCGTACGCTAACGCGTACCTTCTCAAACCCGTCGATCCGGACGAGTTCGCGGACCGTATTCAGGCAGTCGTAGAATTTTGGCTATTCACTGCGACACTGCCTCCTGTTTCTGCGGATGATAACGACCAGTGA
- a CDS encoding PIN domain-containing protein → MTVYVETDFLLALAKDSDWLQQSAEDELDEYDVETSAFSYLELLLARERYEFEHASLVANLLELVPVRDEEERQIVLKAVNYYDEGMTSFDAFHAATAETRGMDVLSLGNDYEDIKVERVPLEPADE, encoded by the coding sequence ATGACAGTGTACGTTGAAACCGACTTTCTACTCGCGCTCGCTAAGGACTCGGACTGGTTGCAGCAATCGGCGGAGGACGAACTCGACGAATACGACGTCGAAACGTCGGCATTTTCCTATCTCGAACTGCTTCTCGCCCGAGAACGGTACGAGTTCGAGCACGCCTCACTCGTGGCAAACCTGCTCGAACTCGTCCCTGTACGGGACGAAGAAGAGCGACAAATCGTCCTGAAAGCTGTCAACTACTACGACGAGGGGATGACATCGTTCGACGCGTTCCACGCCGCGACTGCGGAAACGCGTGGTATGGATGTGCTCTCATTGGGGAACGACTATGAAGACATCAAGGTAGAGCGGGTTCCGCTAGAACCGGCCGATGAATAA
- a CDS encoding chorismate mutase yields MTGDDITNGTADSNRTPEEMSLDELREEIQTIDREIVELIAQRTYVADTIAQVKDERDLPTTDEQQEQQVMDRAGHNAEQFDVDANLVKAIFRLLIELNKVEQRENR; encoded by the coding sequence ATGACTGGAGACGATATTACGAACGGGACCGCCGACTCGAATCGCACGCCAGAGGAGATGAGCCTCGACGAACTTCGCGAAGAGATCCAGACGATCGACCGCGAGATCGTCGAACTGATCGCCCAGCGCACCTACGTGGCGGATACGATCGCGCAGGTCAAAGACGAACGAGATCTTCCGACGACGGACGAACAGCAGGAACAGCAGGTGATGGACCGGGCCGGCCACAACGCCGAACAGTTCGACGTCGACGCCAACCTCGTGAAGGCGATCTTTCGCCTGTTGATCGAACTGAACAAAGTAGAGCAGCGGGAGAATCGATAG